Proteins from a genomic interval of Balaenoptera musculus isolate JJ_BM4_2016_0621 chromosome 16, mBalMus1.pri.v3, whole genome shotgun sequence:
- the LOC118882667 gene encoding glutathione S-transferase omega-1 isoform X2, protein MSGGSARSLGKGSAPPGPVPEGLIRVYSMRFCPFAKRTLLVLKAKGIGHEVININLKNKPEWFFKKNPFGLVPVLENSQGQVIYESAITCEYLDEAYPGKKLLPDDPYEKACQKMVFELFSKVPPLLLSFLRRQNKEDCSGVKEELHKEFSKLEEVLTNKKTTFFGGSSLSMIDYLIWPWFEWLITLELNEYVDHTPNLKLWMEAMMKDPAVSSLFIDPKAFRGFLDLYLQNNLEACDYGL, encoded by the exons ATGTCCGGAGGATCAGCTAGGAGCCTGGGGAAGG GAAGCGCGCCCCCAGGGCCGGTCCCCGAGGGCCTGATTCGCGTCTACAGCATGAGGTTCTGCCCGTTCGCCAAGAGAACGCTCCTGGTCCTGAAGGCCAAGGGAATTGG GCATGAAGTCATTAACATCAACCTAAAAAATAAGCCTGAGTGGTTCTTCAAGAAGAATCCCTTCGGCCTGGTGCCAGTTCTGGAAAACAGTCAGGGTCAAGTGATCTACGAATCTGCCATCACTTGTGAGTACCTGGATGAAGCATATCCAGGAAAGAAGCTGTTGCCAGATGACCCCTATGAGAAAGCTTGCCAAAAGATGGTCTTTGAGTTGTTTTCTAAG GTACCACCTTTGTTATTAAGCTTTCTTAGAAGGCAAAATAAGGAAGACTGCTCTGGCGTGAAAGAAGAATTGCATAAAGAATTCAGCAAGCTAGAGGAG GTTCTGACTAATAAGAAGACAACCTTCTTTGGTGGCAGCTCTCTTTCTATGATTGATTACCTCATCTGGCCCTGGTTCGAATGGCTGATAACCCTGGAGTTAAATGA ATATGTAGACCACACTCCAAATCTTAAGCTCTGGATGGAAGCCATGATGAAAGATCCTGCAGTATCATCCCTCTTCATTGATCCAAAGGCCTTTCGAGGTTTCTTAGATCTCTACTTGCAGAACAACCTCGAGGCCTGTGACTATGGGCTCTGA
- the LOC118882667 gene encoding glutathione S-transferase omega-1 isoform X1 — MSGGSARSLGKGEACPPRSAATLRRVSGPGPGGRAAPERSHAGGSAPPGPVPEGLIRVYSMRFCPFAKRTLLVLKAKGIGHEVININLKNKPEWFFKKNPFGLVPVLENSQGQVIYESAITCEYLDEAYPGKKLLPDDPYEKACQKMVFELFSKVPPLLLSFLRRQNKEDCSGVKEELHKEFSKLEEVLTNKKTTFFGGSSLSMIDYLIWPWFEWLITLELNEYVDHTPNLKLWMEAMMKDPAVSSLFIDPKAFRGFLDLYLQNNLEACDYGL, encoded by the exons ATGTCCGGAGGATCAGCTAGGAGCCTGGGGAAGGGTGAGGCCTGCCCGCCGCGATCCGCGGCGACCCTCAGACGCGTGTcggggccagggcctgggggccgGGCTGCTCCGGAGCGGAGCCACGCAGGAG GAAGCGCGCCCCCAGGGCCGGTCCCCGAGGGCCTGATTCGCGTCTACAGCATGAGGTTCTGCCCGTTCGCCAAGAGAACGCTCCTGGTCCTGAAGGCCAAGGGAATTGG GCATGAAGTCATTAACATCAACCTAAAAAATAAGCCTGAGTGGTTCTTCAAGAAGAATCCCTTCGGCCTGGTGCCAGTTCTGGAAAACAGTCAGGGTCAAGTGATCTACGAATCTGCCATCACTTGTGAGTACCTGGATGAAGCATATCCAGGAAAGAAGCTGTTGCCAGATGACCCCTATGAGAAAGCTTGCCAAAAGATGGTCTTTGAGTTGTTTTCTAAG GTACCACCTTTGTTATTAAGCTTTCTTAGAAGGCAAAATAAGGAAGACTGCTCTGGCGTGAAAGAAGAATTGCATAAAGAATTCAGCAAGCTAGAGGAG GTTCTGACTAATAAGAAGACAACCTTCTTTGGTGGCAGCTCTCTTTCTATGATTGATTACCTCATCTGGCCCTGGTTCGAATGGCTGATAACCCTGGAGTTAAATGA ATATGTAGACCACACTCCAAATCTTAAGCTCTGGATGGAAGCCATGATGAAAGATCCTGCAGTATCATCCCTCTTCATTGATCCAAAGGCCTTTCGAGGTTTCTTAGATCTCTACTTGCAGAACAACCTCGAGGCCTGTGACTATGGGCTCTGA
- the LOC118882667 gene encoding glutathione S-transferase omega-1 isoform X3: MRFCPFAKRTLLVLKAKGIGHEVININLKNKPEWFFKKNPFGLVPVLENSQGQVIYESAITCEYLDEAYPGKKLLPDDPYEKACQKMVFELFSKVPPLLLSFLRRQNKEDCSGVKEELHKEFSKLEEVLTNKKTTFFGGSSLSMIDYLIWPWFEWLITLELNEYVDHTPNLKLWMEAMMKDPAVSSLFIDPKAFRGFLDLYLQNNLEACDYGL, translated from the exons ATGAGGTTCTGCCCGTTCGCCAAGAGAACGCTCCTGGTCCTGAAGGCCAAGGGAATTGG GCATGAAGTCATTAACATCAACCTAAAAAATAAGCCTGAGTGGTTCTTCAAGAAGAATCCCTTCGGCCTGGTGCCAGTTCTGGAAAACAGTCAGGGTCAAGTGATCTACGAATCTGCCATCACTTGTGAGTACCTGGATGAAGCATATCCAGGAAAGAAGCTGTTGCCAGATGACCCCTATGAGAAAGCTTGCCAAAAGATGGTCTTTGAGTTGTTTTCTAAG GTACCACCTTTGTTATTAAGCTTTCTTAGAAGGCAAAATAAGGAAGACTGCTCTGGCGTGAAAGAAGAATTGCATAAAGAATTCAGCAAGCTAGAGGAG GTTCTGACTAATAAGAAGACAACCTTCTTTGGTGGCAGCTCTCTTTCTATGATTGATTACCTCATCTGGCCCTGGTTCGAATGGCTGATAACCCTGGAGTTAAATGA ATATGTAGACCACACTCCAAATCTTAAGCTCTGGATGGAAGCCATGATGAAAGATCCTGCAGTATCATCCCTCTTCATTGATCCAAAGGCCTTTCGAGGTTTCTTAGATCTCTACTTGCAGAACAACCTCGAGGCCTGTGACTATGGGCTCTGA
- the LOC118882667 gene encoding glutathione S-transferase omega-1 isoform X4, which translates to MSGGSARSLGKGEACPPRSAATLRRVSGPGPGGRAAPERSHAGGSAPPGPVPEGLIRVYSMRFCPFAKRTLLVLKAKGIGHEVININLKNKPEWFFKKNPFGLVPVLENSQGQVIYESAITCEYLDEAYPGKKLLPDDPYEKACQKMVFELFSKVPPLLLSFLRRQNKEDCSGVKEELHKEFSKLEEICRPHSKS; encoded by the exons ATGTCCGGAGGATCAGCTAGGAGCCTGGGGAAGGGTGAGGCCTGCCCGCCGCGATCCGCGGCGACCCTCAGACGCGTGTcggggccagggcctgggggccgGGCTGCTCCGGAGCGGAGCCACGCAGGAG GAAGCGCGCCCCCAGGGCCGGTCCCCGAGGGCCTGATTCGCGTCTACAGCATGAGGTTCTGCCCGTTCGCCAAGAGAACGCTCCTGGTCCTGAAGGCCAAGGGAATTGG GCATGAAGTCATTAACATCAACCTAAAAAATAAGCCTGAGTGGTTCTTCAAGAAGAATCCCTTCGGCCTGGTGCCAGTTCTGGAAAACAGTCAGGGTCAAGTGATCTACGAATCTGCCATCACTTGTGAGTACCTGGATGAAGCATATCCAGGAAAGAAGCTGTTGCCAGATGACCCCTATGAGAAAGCTTGCCAAAAGATGGTCTTTGAGTTGTTTTCTAAG GTACCACCTTTGTTATTAAGCTTTCTTAGAAGGCAAAATAAGGAAGACTGCTCTGGCGTGAAAGAAGAATTGCATAAAGAATTCAGCAAGCTAGAGGAG ATATGTAGACCACACTCCAAATCTTAA